From the Streptomyces sp. KMM 9044 genome, one window contains:
- a CDS encoding PucR family transcriptional regulator, translating into MRLRALLETDALGLTLLGGEDGLDLTVHGVMTTDLRDPSRYLSGGELVLSGLAWRRDAADSEPFVRRLVQAGVVALAAGEAELGTVPEDLVAACARHRLPLFAVHESVAFATVTEHVVRQVSGERAGDLAAVVDRHRRLMASGPAGGGPDAVLDLLGTDLDLRAWVLSPTGRLIAGSKAGPRLPDNVCVRLAAEQLTAARGGRPGPHRVTPDDRTTYSLFPVRGGGPAGRAVAATPQAAQPAPSGQGAPASPEVRDGRDGRDGRDGRETVLSDWLLVVEADAGDWAEERLDLLYGVAQLIAVERDSRNAARAVRRRLAQEVLELVQAGAAPAEVAARLRGAAPVLVPGLGAAPHWQVVVARVDWDGGGSGGGAAAQTLLEEILVDPASTGPEHSDRIAVAHTGDEAVALVPLSAVPSEHESADGRGLLADALLKSVREPLTAGLDGDGRLTLGVSAPVHSAEGLRGALEEARHARRVAAARPGRVCAAGHHELASHVLLLPFVPDDVRRAFTARLLDPLRDYDRRHRAELIPTLEAFLDCDGSWTRCAARLHLHVNTLRYRVGRIEQLTGRDLSRLEDRLDFFLALRMS; encoded by the coding sequence ATGCGGCTGCGCGCACTGCTGGAGACCGACGCGCTGGGGCTCACGCTGCTCGGCGGCGAGGACGGGCTGGACCTCACCGTGCACGGGGTGATGACCACCGACCTGAGGGACCCCAGCCGCTATCTCTCCGGCGGGGAACTCGTGCTCTCCGGTCTGGCCTGGCGCCGGGACGCCGCCGACTCCGAGCCGTTCGTAAGGCGTCTGGTGCAGGCGGGGGTCGTCGCCCTGGCGGCCGGCGAGGCGGAGCTGGGCACCGTCCCGGAGGACCTGGTCGCGGCCTGTGCGCGGCACCGGCTGCCGCTGTTCGCGGTGCACGAGTCGGTGGCCTTCGCGACGGTCACCGAGCATGTCGTGCGGCAGGTGTCCGGCGAGCGGGCCGGGGACCTCGCGGCCGTGGTGGACCGGCACCGGCGACTGATGGCGTCGGGCCCGGCGGGCGGCGGCCCGGACGCGGTGCTCGACCTGCTCGGCACCGACCTGGACCTGCGGGCGTGGGTGCTCTCGCCGACCGGGCGGCTGATCGCCGGTTCGAAGGCGGGGCCGCGGCTGCCCGACAACGTGTGCGTGCGGCTCGCGGCGGAGCAGCTGACGGCCGCCCGCGGCGGCCGCCCCGGACCGCACCGGGTGACCCCGGACGACCGGACGACGTACAGCCTCTTCCCGGTGCGCGGCGGCGGACCCGCGGGCCGGGCGGTGGCGGCCACCCCGCAGGCCGCGCAGCCCGCACCCAGCGGGCAGGGCGCACCGGCCTCCCCGGAGGTGCGAGACGGCAGGGACGGCAGGGACGGCAGGGACGGCAGGGAAACCGTGCTGTCGGACTGGCTGCTGGTGGTCGAGGCGGACGCCGGGGACTGGGCCGAGGAGCGGCTGGACCTGCTGTACGGGGTCGCCCAGCTGATCGCGGTCGAGCGGGACAGCCGGAACGCGGCACGCGCGGTACGGCGCCGGCTCGCGCAGGAGGTGCTGGAGCTGGTGCAGGCGGGCGCGGCGCCGGCCGAGGTCGCGGCCCGCCTGCGGGGGGCGGCACCGGTGCTGGTGCCCGGTCTCGGGGCCGCGCCGCACTGGCAGGTGGTCGTCGCGCGGGTCGACTGGGACGGCGGCGGGTCCGGGGGCGGGGCGGCGGCGCAGACGCTGCTCGAGGAGATCCTGGTCGACCCGGCGTCGACGGGACCCGAGCACTCCGACCGGATCGCGGTGGCGCACACCGGGGACGAGGCGGTCGCGCTCGTCCCGCTGTCCGCGGTGCCGAGCGAGCACGAAAGCGCCGACGGGCGGGGACTTCTCGCCGACGCCCTGCTGAAGTCCGTACGGGAGCCGCTGACGGCCGGTCTGGACGGCGACGGGCGGCTCACCCTCGGGGTCAGCGCGCCCGTGCACTCGGCGGAGGGGCTGCGCGGGGCCCTGGAGGAGGCCCGGCACGCACGGCGCGTGGCCGCGGCACGTCCGGGCCGGGTCTGCGCGGCCGGCCACCACGAGCTGGCCTCGCACGTCCTGCTGCTCCCGTTCGTCCCCGACGACGTGCGGCGGGCCTTCACCGCCCGCCTCCTGGACCCGCTGCGGGACTACGACCGGCGCCACCGCGCCGAACTGATCCCCACGCTGGAGGCCTTCCTGGACTGCGACGGCTCCTGGACCCGCTGCGCCGCCCGGTTGCACCTGCACGTCAACACGCTGCGGTACCGGGTGGGGCGCATCGAGCAGCTGACGGGTCGTGACCTGTCCCGGCTGGAGGACAGGCTGGACTTCTTCCTGGCCCTCCGCATGAGCTGA
- a CDS encoding GntR family transcriptional regulator, with translation MRQGTKGFTGAGDAGAGQDGADARTGTGAGRVRVPARSGVRGGEADAAPGRDDAVRGEHTHGEPAAVLPRPRTPVQRSSVRGQILAALRTALVTGDLRPGAVYSAPVLAERFGVSATPVREAMQQLTLEGAVEVVPNRGFRVAERGDRELAELAEVRALIEVPVVLRLAATVPAERWAELRPLAEATVRAASSGCRATYAESDRAFHRAVLALAGNDQLVRTADDLHRRAQWPLAGTVPGPLGRAGLVADAHQHTTLLDALVAGDRDAVRSLVGEHFAGAL, from the coding sequence GTGAGGCAGGGCACGAAGGGCTTCACAGGGGCGGGTGACGCCGGGGCCGGACAGGACGGCGCGGACGCGCGTACAGGTACGGGAGCGGGCAGAGTCAGGGTGCCCGCCCGGTCCGGCGTGCGGGGCGGGGAAGCCGACGCCGCACCAGGCCGGGACGACGCCGTACGCGGTGAGCACACCCACGGCGAACCGGCCGCGGTCCTTCCCCGGCCCCGGACGCCCGTCCAGCGGTCCTCCGTGCGCGGGCAGATCCTCGCCGCGCTGCGCACCGCGCTGGTGACGGGCGACCTGCGGCCCGGCGCGGTGTACTCCGCACCGGTGCTGGCCGAGCGGTTCGGGGTCTCCGCGACACCCGTCCGGGAGGCCATGCAGCAGCTCACCCTCGAGGGCGCGGTCGAGGTCGTGCCCAACCGGGGTTTCAGGGTCGCCGAGCGGGGCGACCGGGAACTCGCCGAACTGGCCGAGGTCCGGGCACTGATCGAGGTCCCGGTGGTGCTGCGGCTGGCCGCTACGGTGCCCGCCGAGCGCTGGGCCGAACTGCGCCCCCTCGCCGAGGCCACCGTCCGCGCCGCCTCCTCCGGCTGCCGGGCCACGTACGCCGAGTCCGACCGCGCCTTCCACCGCGCGGTGCTCGCCCTCGCGGGCAACGACCAGCTGGTCCGCACCGCCGATGACCTCCACCGCCGCGCCCAGTGGCCCCTGGCCGGCACCGTCCCCGGCCCCCTCGGCCGGGCGGGGCTGGTGGCCGACGCCCACCAGCACACGACCCTGCTGGACGCGCTGGTCGCGGGCGACCGGGACGCGGTGCGGTCACTGGTGGGGGAGCACTTCGCCGGCGCGCTCTGA
- a CDS encoding (2Fe-2S)-binding protein, giving the protein MAATGSAVADAYARLAEAFPALAVTELAAGEETPRDGAWVSADALAQGDSGSALDAFLSWDDSQVLRDYGQRGRPDVVASFGLHRYAWPACLLITVPWFLHRRVPRYPVTHVSFDRAAAGLAVGRMAVRPDTFACLPDDPAAALPGARVVPDEEALRAEVRAAVAEHLGPVLAGFGPRMRRRGRALWGMATDEIVESLRYIGQLLGEEQRALRELELLLPGATRPYVGAAGFRPATGPDGEATHTRDRISCCMFYTLRPDDVCANCPRTCGAGRTKGRVSEEVATGKVISMPTEEAVMPVAKAS; this is encoded by the coding sequence ATGGCAGCAACCGGTTCGGCCGTCGCGGACGCGTACGCCCGCCTGGCGGAGGCCTTCCCGGCACTCGCCGTCACGGAGCTCGCCGCCGGCGAGGAAACGCCCCGGGACGGCGCCTGGGTGTCCGCCGACGCGCTCGCCCAGGGGGACAGCGGCTCCGCCCTGGACGCCTTCCTGTCCTGGGACGACAGTCAGGTGCTGCGGGACTACGGACAGCGGGGCCGCCCCGACGTGGTCGCCAGCTTCGGCCTGCACCGCTACGCCTGGCCCGCCTGTCTGCTGATCACCGTGCCGTGGTTCCTGCACCGCCGCGTGCCCCGTTACCCCGTGACCCACGTCTCCTTCGACCGCGCCGCCGCCGGACTCGCCGTGGGCCGCATGGCCGTACGCCCCGACACGTTCGCCTGCCTTCCGGACGACCCGGCGGCCGCGCTGCCCGGCGCCCGCGTGGTCCCGGACGAGGAGGCCCTGCGGGCCGAGGTACGCGCCGCCGTCGCCGAGCACCTCGGCCCCGTCCTGGCGGGCTTCGGCCCGAGGATGCGCCGTCGCGGCCGCGCCCTGTGGGGTATGGCGACCGACGAGATCGTGGAGAGCCTGCGGTACATCGGGCAGTTGCTCGGCGAGGAGCAGCGGGCCCTGCGGGAGCTGGAACTGCTGCTGCCCGGCGCCACCCGGCCGTACGTCGGCGCGGCGGGCTTCCGCCCGGCCACCGGGCCCGACGGCGAGGCCACGCACACCCGGGACCGGATCAGCTGCTGCATGTTCTACACCCTCCGTCCCGACGACGTCTGCGCCAACTGCCCGCGCACCTGCGGCGCCGGAAGGACGAAGGGAAGGGTGAGCGAAGAGGTGGCCACCGGCAAGGTCATCAGCATGCCCACCGAGGAGGCCGTCATGCCGGTGGCGAAGGCGAGTTGA
- a CDS encoding ATP-binding protein — MRRQAQGGRPGVAGTGSVTTVEGTADEGAEQAPAAARLQRRLGRADLRAVPESRHDLRHMLRHWGRPGQSETAELLTTELVTNALIHTDRAAVLTATVGPRGLRVEVRDFVDHEPRPRVPVVDDGTHGRGLVLVESLADAWGVRAHGVGKAVWFELEADAA; from the coding sequence ATGAGAAGGCAGGCACAAGGGGGTCGTCCCGGCGTGGCCGGGACCGGCTCGGTGACGACCGTGGAGGGGACGGCCGACGAGGGCGCGGAGCAGGCACCGGCGGCGGCCCGGCTGCAACGCCGACTGGGGCGGGCGGACCTGCGGGCGGTGCCCGAGTCCCGTCACGACCTACGACACATGCTCAGGCACTGGGGAAGGCCCGGACAGTCGGAGACGGCGGAGCTCCTCACCACCGAGCTCGTCACCAACGCGCTGATCCACACCGACCGGGCGGCGGTCCTGACGGCCACCGTCGGACCTCGTGGACTACGGGTCGAGGTAAGGGACTTCGTGGACCACGAACCCCGGCCACGGGTACCGGTCGTCGACGACGGTACGCACGGCCGGGGGCTGGTCCTGGTCGAGTCCCTCGCCGACGCGTGGGGAGTCAGGGCGCACGGAGTGGGCAAGGCGGTCTGGTTCGAACTCGAAGCGGACGCCGCCTGA
- a CDS encoding (2Fe-2S)-binding protein produces MRVHFTVNGRPQEADDVWEGESLLYVLRERLGLPGSKNACEQGECGSCTVRLDGVPVCSCLVAAGQAEGHEIVTVEGLAGLARQDPRGAQDGTGSGAVGDTELAPIQQAFIDAGAVQCGFCTPGLLVAADEMLEHNPSPSDADIREALSGNLCRCTGYEKIMDAVRLAAARRSEGA; encoded by the coding sequence ATGCGTGTCCACTTCACGGTCAACGGACGGCCCCAGGAGGCCGACGACGTGTGGGAGGGCGAGTCCCTGCTGTACGTGCTGCGCGAGCGGCTCGGCCTGCCCGGGTCCAAGAACGCCTGCGAACAGGGGGAGTGCGGCTCCTGCACGGTGCGCCTCGACGGCGTCCCGGTCTGCTCCTGTCTCGTCGCCGCCGGCCAGGCCGAGGGGCACGAGATCGTCACGGTCGAAGGGCTGGCCGGCCTCGCCCGGCAGGACCCCCGCGGCGCGCAGGACGGCACCGGGAGCGGTGCCGTCGGGGATACGGAACTCGCCCCGATCCAGCAGGCGTTCATCGACGCCGGTGCCGTCCAGTGCGGCTTCTGCACCCCGGGCCTGCTGGTCGCCGCCGACGAGATGCTGGAGCACAACCCCAGCCCCAGCGACGCCGACATCCGCGAGGCGCTCTCGGGCAACCTGTGCCGCTGCACGGGCTACGAGAAGATCATGGACGCGGTCCGCCTCGCGGCCGCCCGCCGGTCCGAGGGGGCCTGA
- a CDS encoding SRPBCC family protein, with translation MATFHLQRTAPLPLDEAWRRLTEWPRHGAAVPLTRVTVTTPPPTGEGTVFVARSGLGPVAFDDRMEVTVWRPPAGGSPGLCRLEKRGRVVRGWAEIEVRPGPGGRTRVLWREDLRVRFLPGFCDPALRAVSCRVFGRAVNTLLRQP, from the coding sequence GTGGCCACCTTCCATCTCCAGCGCACGGCACCGCTCCCGCTCGACGAGGCCTGGCGTCGGCTCACGGAGTGGCCCCGCCACGGAGCGGCGGTCCCGCTCACCCGGGTCACCGTGACCACTCCCCCGCCCACCGGTGAGGGCACGGTCTTCGTCGCCCGCTCGGGCCTCGGCCCGGTCGCCTTCGACGACCGGATGGAGGTGACCGTCTGGCGGCCCCCGGCCGGCGGTTCGCCCGGCCTGTGCCGGCTGGAGAAGCGGGGCCGCGTGGTCAGGGGGTGGGCGGAGATCGAGGTCCGCCCGGGGCCGGGCGGCCGTACCCGCGTGCTGTGGCGCGAGGACCTGCGCGTCCGCTTCCTGCCGGGCTTCTGCGACCCGGCCCTGCGGGCCGTCTCCTGCCGGGTGTTCGGCCGGGCGGTGAACACCCTGCTGCGGCAGCCGTGA
- a CDS encoding DUF2637 domain-containing protein codes for MRLTDISPNWLLPGAVLLLGMLVAVAVLARGKRSSVKDTSADDSWERSEERRRRKEALYGTVSYILLFCCAAVAAALSFHGLVGFGEQNLGLSDGWQYLVPFGLDGAAMFCSVLAVREASHGDAALGSRILVWTFAFAAAWFNWVHAPRGIGHAGAPHFFAGMSLSAAVLFDRALKQTRRAALREQGLVPRPLPQIRIVRWLRAPRETYRAWSLMLLEGVRSLDEAVEEVREDRRQKDETRRRRRVQERVERARLKAISRGHRALVGGGGHPMEAPTVERADDVTAKEPAIVAPETALPVRSRPSLQPVRGGSDPMTVDLTAEDDTQALPRLDSLERKLKDLEQQFG; via the coding sequence ATGAGACTGACCGACATATCGCCGAATTGGCTGCTTCCGGGCGCCGTGCTGCTCCTGGGCATGCTGGTGGCGGTGGCGGTGCTCGCGCGCGGCAAGCGCTCCTCGGTCAAGGACACGAGCGCGGACGACTCGTGGGAGCGCAGCGAAGAGCGCCGCAGGCGCAAGGAGGCTCTGTACGGCACCGTCTCCTACATCCTGCTGTTCTGCTGTGCCGCGGTGGCGGCCGCACTCTCCTTCCACGGTCTGGTCGGCTTCGGCGAGCAGAACCTCGGCCTGTCCGACGGCTGGCAGTACCTCGTGCCCTTCGGTCTGGACGGCGCGGCGATGTTCTGCTCGGTGCTCGCCGTGCGCGAGGCCAGCCACGGTGACGCGGCACTCGGCTCCCGCATACTCGTGTGGACCTTCGCGTTCGCCGCGGCCTGGTTCAACTGGGTGCACGCTCCCCGGGGCATAGGGCACGCGGGCGCTCCGCACTTCTTCGCGGGTATGTCCCTGTCGGCGGCCGTGCTGTTCGACCGCGCGCTGAAGCAGACCCGCCGGGCCGCCCTGCGTGAACAGGGCCTGGTGCCGCGTCCGTTGCCGCAGATCCGCATCGTCCGCTGGCTGCGGGCTCCCCGGGAGACGTACCGTGCCTGGTCGCTGATGCTGCTGGAGGGCGTACGCAGCCTCGACGAGGCGGTCGAGGAGGTCCGCGAGGACCGGCGCCAGAAGGACGAGACGCGCCGGCGCCGGCGCGTCCAGGAGCGGGTGGAACGGGCGCGGCTGAAGGCCATCAGCCGGGGCCACCGCGCTCTCGTGGGCGGCGGCGGCCACCCCATGGAGGCCCCGACGGTGGAGCGGGCGGACGACGTGACGGCCAAGGAGCCTGCCATAGTGGCGCCGGAGACCGCCCTCCCCGTTCGCTCGCGTCCGTCCCTGCAGCCGGTACGCGGTGGTTCCGATCCGATGACCGTCGACCTCACCGCGGAGGACGACACCCAGGCGCTGCCTCGTCTGGACTCCCTCGAGCGCAAGCTCAAGGACCTGGAGCAGCAGTTCGGCTGA
- a CDS encoding XdhC family protein, whose product MLDIAEELHRWAAQGRDFAVATVVAVSGSGPRGPGAALAVDTDGTALGSVSGGCVEGAVYELCRQALEDGETVLERFCHSDEDAFAAGLTCGGVIDVLVTPVRAADPARPVLASALAAAARGEAAAVARIVSGPPGLTGRALAVRPDGSYQGGFGVHPELDRTAVAEAGALLETGRTGTLEIGAEGSRCGVPVTVLVESSVPPPRMIVFGAIDFASALVRAGVFLGHRVTVCDARPVFATRARFPEADEIVVDWPHRYLERTEIDARTVLCVLTHDAKFDVPLLRLALRLPVAYVGAMGSRRTHLDRTARLREAGVTDRELARLHSPIGLDLGARTPEETAVSIAAEIVATRRGGTGLPLTGAPTPIHRDSDREPDRASASVAGSGPTE is encoded by the coding sequence ATGCTGGACATCGCCGAGGAACTGCACCGGTGGGCCGCGCAAGGCCGTGACTTCGCGGTCGCCACCGTCGTGGCGGTCTCCGGCAGCGGGCCCCGCGGGCCCGGCGCCGCACTGGCGGTGGACACCGACGGCACGGCCCTCGGCTCGGTCTCCGGCGGCTGCGTCGAGGGCGCGGTGTACGAGCTGTGCCGACAGGCCCTCGAGGACGGCGAAACCGTCCTCGAACGCTTCTGCCACAGTGACGAGGACGCCTTCGCCGCCGGTCTGACCTGCGGCGGCGTCATCGACGTCCTCGTCACACCGGTACGGGCGGCCGACCCCGCCCGCCCGGTGCTCGCGTCCGCGCTCGCCGCCGCCGCGCGCGGGGAGGCGGCAGCCGTGGCGCGGATCGTGAGCGGCCCGCCCGGCCTGACGGGCCGCGCGCTCGCGGTCCGCCCGGACGGCTCGTACCAGGGAGGCTTCGGCGTCCACCCGGAACTGGACCGCACGGCGGTGGCGGAGGCGGGCGCGCTGCTGGAGACGGGTCGCACCGGCACCCTGGAGATCGGCGCGGAGGGCTCGCGCTGCGGCGTCCCGGTGACGGTCCTGGTCGAGTCGTCGGTCCCACCGCCCCGAATGATCGTCTTCGGCGCGATCGACTTCGCGTCGGCGCTGGTCCGGGCCGGCGTGTTCCTCGGCCACCGCGTCACCGTGTGCGACGCGCGCCCCGTGTTCGCCACCCGGGCACGCTTCCCGGAGGCCGACGAGATCGTCGTCGACTGGCCGCACCGGTACCTGGAGCGCACCGAGATCGACGCGCGTACGGTCCTGTGCGTCCTGACCCACGACGCCAAGTTCGACGTACCGCTCCTGCGGCTCGCCCTGCGCCTCCCGGTCGCCTACGTGGGCGCGATGGGCTCCCGCCGCACCCACCTGGACCGCACCGCCCGCCTGCGCGAGGCCGGCGTCACCGACCGGGAACTGGCCCGCCTGCACTCACCGATCGGCCTCGACCTCGGTGCCCGCACCCCGGAGGAGACAGCCGTCTCCATCGCCGCCGAGATCGTCGCCACCCGCCGAGGCGGCACCGGCCTCCCCCTCACCGGCGCTCCCACCCCGATCCATCGTGACAGTGACCGCGAACCCGACCGTGCCTCCGCGTCCGTCGCCGGATCCGGCCCGACGGAGTGA
- a CDS encoding FAD binding domain-containing protein: MDFLRPAGWEEALAAKAEHPTAVPIAGGTDVMVEINFDHRRPEYLMDLNRIADLTEWEVGEDTVRLGASVPYTRIMEHLRAELPGLALAAHTVASPQIRNRGGVGGNLGTASPAGDAHPALLAAGAEVEAVSVRGSRRIPIDAFYTGVKRNALAPDELIRAVHIKKADGPQQFSKVGTRNAVVIAVCAFGLALHPGTRTVRTGIGSAAPTPVRATAAEEFLNAALDEGGLWDNGKIVPPSVAKQFADLCSASCNPIDDVRGTASYRRHAVGVMARRTLTWTWESYRGTRRITEGAA, from the coding sequence ATGGACTTCCTTCGCCCCGCCGGCTGGGAGGAGGCGCTCGCCGCGAAGGCCGAGCACCCCACCGCCGTGCCGATTGCGGGTGGCACCGACGTGATGGTCGAGATCAACTTCGACCACCGCAGACCCGAGTACCTCATGGACCTCAACCGCATCGCCGACCTCACCGAGTGGGAGGTCGGCGAGGACACCGTACGGCTCGGCGCCTCCGTCCCGTACACGAGGATCATGGAGCACCTGCGGGCCGAACTGCCGGGCCTCGCCCTCGCCGCCCATACCGTCGCCTCCCCGCAGATCCGCAACCGCGGCGGGGTCGGTGGCAACCTCGGCACCGCCTCCCCGGCCGGAGACGCCCACCCGGCACTGCTCGCAGCGGGAGCCGAGGTCGAGGCCGTATCGGTGCGCGGGTCCCGACGCATCCCGATCGACGCCTTCTACACCGGCGTGAAGCGCAACGCGCTGGCGCCCGACGAACTGATCCGCGCCGTCCACATCAAGAAGGCCGACGGACCGCAGCAGTTCTCGAAGGTCGGCACCCGCAACGCGGTGGTCATCGCCGTGTGCGCGTTCGGCCTGGCCCTGCACCCCGGCACTCGCACGGTCCGCACCGGCATCGGCTCCGCGGCGCCCACCCCCGTACGGGCCACCGCCGCCGAGGAGTTCCTGAACGCGGCGCTCGACGAGGGCGGTCTCTGGGACAACGGGAAGATCGTCCCTCCGTCGGTGGCCAAGCAGTTCGCCGACCTCTGCTCCGCCTCCTGCAACCCGATCGACGACGTCCGCGGTACCGCGAGCTACCGCCGGCACGCCGTCGGCGTCATGGCCCGCCGCACGCTGACCTGGACCTGGGAGTCGTACCGCGGCACCCGCCGTATCACCGAGGGAGCCGCGTAA
- the pucD gene encoding xanthine dehydrogenase subunit D, producing MPTNGVPTKITQGSGTKGGIGESTLRPDGTLKVTGEFAYSSDLWHEDMLWGQILRSTVAHAEIVSIDTSEALATPGVHAVMTYDDLPTGMRNYGLEIQDTPVLAHGRVRHHGEPVAIVAADHPETARRAAAKIRVDYRDLPVVTDEASALAPDAPLVHEHRDDHHNRHVAHPNIVHRQPIVRGDVARARERADVVVEGEYTFGMQDQAFLGPESGLAVPEEDGGVHLYVATQWLHSDLRQMAPVLGLPEDKVRMTLAGVGGAFGGREDLSMQIHACLLALRTGKPVKIVYNRFESFFGHVHRHPAKLFYEHGATRDGKLTHVTCRIVLDGGAYASASPAVVGNAASLGIGPYVVDDVEIEALALYTNNPPCGAMRGFGAVQACFAYEAQMDRLAGRLGMDPVEFRRLNAMEQGAVMPTGQVVDSPAPVAELLRRVKAMPMPPERQWESSEGTDVRRLPGGLSNTTHGEGVVRGVGYAVGIKNVGFSEGFDDYSTARVRMEVVGGRPVATVHTAMAEVGQGGVTVHAQIARTELGVGQVTIRPADTQVGSAGSTSASRQTYVTGGAVRNACERVREQVLELGRRRFGSYHPAWATAELLLEGGKVVTDGGEVLADLVDVLGDEAVEMEEEWRHRPTEPFDLRTGQGNGHVQYTFAAHRAVVEVDTELGLVKVIELACAQDVGKALNPLSVIGQIQGGTVQGLGMAVMEEIVVDPRTAKVRNPSFTDYLIPTILDTPDIPVDMLELADDHAPYGLRGVGEAPTLSSTPAVLAAVRDATGLELNRTPVRPEHLTGTV from the coding sequence ATGCCGACGAACGGTGTTCCCACCAAGATCACGCAGGGCTCCGGAACCAAGGGCGGCATCGGCGAGTCCACCCTCCGCCCCGACGGCACCCTCAAGGTCACCGGCGAGTTCGCGTACTCCTCCGACCTGTGGCACGAGGACATGCTCTGGGGTCAGATCCTGCGCTCCACGGTCGCGCACGCCGAGATCGTGTCCATCGACACGAGCGAGGCGCTCGCCACACCGGGCGTCCACGCCGTGATGACGTACGACGACCTGCCGACCGGCATGAGGAACTACGGCCTGGAGATCCAGGACACCCCGGTCCTCGCGCACGGCAGGGTCCGCCACCACGGCGAGCCCGTCGCGATCGTCGCCGCCGACCACCCGGAGACCGCCCGCCGCGCCGCCGCCAAGATCAGGGTCGACTACCGCGACCTGCCCGTCGTCACCGACGAGGCCTCCGCACTCGCCCCCGACGCGCCCCTCGTCCACGAGCACCGCGACGACCACCACAACCGGCACGTGGCCCACCCCAACATCGTCCACCGCCAGCCGATCGTGCGCGGCGACGTGGCACGGGCCCGAGAGCGAGCCGACGTCGTTGTCGAGGGCGAGTACACCTTCGGCATGCAGGACCAGGCCTTCCTCGGCCCCGAGTCCGGGCTCGCCGTCCCCGAGGAGGACGGCGGCGTCCACCTCTACGTCGCCACCCAGTGGCTCCACTCCGACCTGCGCCAGATGGCGCCCGTACTCGGCCTGCCCGAGGACAAGGTACGGATGACCCTGGCCGGTGTCGGCGGTGCGTTCGGCGGCCGCGAGGACCTGTCCATGCAGATCCACGCCTGCCTGCTCGCCCTGCGCACCGGCAAGCCCGTCAAGATCGTCTACAATCGCTTCGAGTCCTTCTTCGGCCACGTCCACCGCCACCCGGCCAAGCTCTTCTACGAGCACGGTGCCACCCGCGACGGCAAGCTGACCCACGTCACGTGCCGCATCGTCCTCGACGGCGGCGCGTACGCCTCCGCCTCCCCGGCCGTGGTCGGCAACGCCGCCTCCCTCGGCATCGGGCCCTACGTCGTGGACGACGTCGAGATCGAGGCCCTCGCCCTCTACACCAACAATCCGCCCTGCGGCGCGATGCGCGGCTTCGGCGCGGTACAGGCGTGCTTCGCCTACGAGGCCCAGATGGACAGGCTGGCCGGGCGACTGGGCATGGACCCGGTGGAGTTCAGGCGGCTCAACGCCATGGAGCAGGGCGCCGTCATGCCCACCGGGCAGGTCGTCGACTCTCCGGCGCCGGTCGCCGAACTCCTGCGCCGCGTCAAGGCGATGCCGATGCCGCCCGAGCGGCAGTGGGAGAGCAGCGAGGGCACCGACGTGCGCCGGCTGCCCGGCGGCCTGTCCAACACCACCCACGGCGAAGGCGTCGTACGCGGTGTCGGCTACGCGGTCGGCATCAAGAACGTCGGCTTCTCCGAGGGCTTCGACGACTACTCCACCGCACGCGTGCGGATGGAGGTGGTCGGCGGCCGGCCCGTGGCCACCGTGCACACCGCGATGGCGGAGGTCGGCCAGGGCGGAGTCACCGTCCACGCCCAGATCGCCCGGACCGAGCTGGGCGTCGGCCAGGTGACCATCCGTCCCGCCGACACCCAGGTGGGATCGGCCGGTTCGACCTCCGCCTCCCGGCAGACGTACGTCACCGGAGGCGCGGTCAGGAACGCCTGCGAACGCGTCCGGGAGCAGGTACTGGAGCTGGGCCGGCGCAGGTTCGGCTCGTACCACCCGGCGTGGGCGACGGCCGAACTGCTGCTGGAGGGCGGCAAGGTCGTCACCGACGGCGGCGAAGTGCTGGCCGATCTGGTGGACGTTCTGGGGGACGAGGCCGTCGAGATGGAGGAGGAGTGGCGGCACCGGCCGACCGAACCCTTCGACCTGCGCACCGGCCAGGGCAACGGCCATGTCCAGTACACCTTCGCCGCGCACCGCGCCGTCGTCGAGGTCGACACCGAACTCGGTCTCGTCAAGGTGATCGAACTGGCCTGCGCCCAGGACGTCGGCAAGGCGCTCAACCCGCTGTCCGTCATCGGCCAGATCCAGGGCGGCACCGTCCAGGGCCTGGGCATGGCGGTCATGGAGGAGATCGTCGTCGACCCGAGGACGGCGAAGGTGCGCAACCCCTCCTTCACCGACTACCTCATCCCCACCATCCTCGACACGCCGGACATCCCCGTCGACATGCTCGAACTCGCCGACGACCACGCGCCGTACGGGCTGCGCGGCGTCGGCGAGGCCCCCACCCTGTCGTCCACCCCGGCGGTCCTCGCGGCCGTCCGGGACGCGACCGGTCTCGAGCTGAACCGCACACCGGTCCGCCCGGAACACCTCACCGGCACCGTGTGA